In Methylocystis sp. MJC1, one DNA window encodes the following:
- a CDS encoding polysaccharide deacetylase family protein codes for MLQRDIANSLSGVEPLQRAADAVKAAFVGPRACFFTFHRAAPSSLWDALPNRNFYLDSDYLERLLAYLLKSGWEIVTVEEALSRVSARENGKKFVNFSVDDCYRDTFELVAPLFRKFQVPVTLFLTTGIPDGGMPLWGAGLEEILLRRDRVLCEGAPIDVETPEAKREAFSRIHHLWDGPGAAEHYGSFCRANGFDAEEIHWRHAISWEMLEALRDDPLVEIGGHTVTHARISALPEDDALSELAGCRARIAERLGLDARHFAFPYGRAADAGPRDFELARKAGYSSAATTRKGVFRGGDPFSLPRNTLNGAAKSLTMAQAHLMGLTGFAARALGRV; via the coding sequence ATGCTTCAGCGGGATATCGCCAACTCGCTGTCGGGCGTTGAGCCCTTGCAACGGGCGGCGGACGCGGTGAAGGCCGCCTTCGTAGGTCCGAGGGCTTGCTTTTTCACCTTCCACCGCGCCGCGCCGTCCTCCCTCTGGGACGCGCTTCCCAATAGAAACTTCTATCTCGATTCTGATTATCTCGAGCGATTGCTCGCCTATCTGCTTAAAAGCGGATGGGAGATCGTAACGGTCGAAGAGGCGCTCTCTCGCGTTAGCGCGCGCGAGAATGGTAAAAAATTCGTTAATTTTTCGGTCGATGACTGTTATCGAGACACTTTCGAACTCGTCGCGCCATTGTTCCGGAAGTTTCAGGTTCCCGTAACGCTATTTCTAACGACGGGGATACCCGATGGCGGCATGCCTTTGTGGGGTGCCGGCCTCGAGGAGATCTTGCTGCGCCGTGACAGAGTGCTCTGCGAGGGCGCCCCCATCGATGTCGAAACCCCCGAGGCGAAGCGAGAGGCTTTCAGCCGGATACATCATCTTTGGGACGGGCCCGGAGCCGCCGAGCATTACGGCTCCTTCTGTCGGGCCAACGGATTCGATGCAGAAGAAATCCATTGGCGCCACGCCATTTCCTGGGAAATGCTCGAGGCCTTGCGTGACGACCCCTTAGTCGAGATCGGGGGCCATACGGTGACCCATGCGCGCATATCCGCCTTGCCCGAGGATGATGCTCTTTCCGAACTGGCGGGTTGTCGCGCCCGAATAGCGGAAAGGCTCGGTCTCGACGCGCGCCATTTCGCTTTTCCTTACGGTCGCGCCGCCGACGCCGGCCCGCGCGATTTCGAGCTCGCGAGAAAAGCAGGCTATTCCTCTGCAGCAACCACTCGGAAAGGCGTTTTCCGGGGTGGAGACCCGTTCAGTTTGCCGAGGAACACGTTGAATGGCGCGGCCAAGAGTCTGACGATGGCG